From a region of the Panicum virgatum strain AP13 chromosome 2K, P.virgatum_v5, whole genome shotgun sequence genome:
- the LOC120680632 gene encoding cytochrome P450 76M5-like has product MKNPLPLYPCYRIPREMEASTLLWFLYVSLASCLLYKLFLSTKTSSGPARRPPGPAPLPVLGNILDLHGELHHALARLAETHGPVMSLRLGATDAVVATSATAARDVLQRYDHLLAARSVTDAGRALGHHELSVIWLPGTSPLWKRLRAVGTAHLFSARGLDATRAAREDKARELVACLGRHAGEAVGVGSVVFSCALNIVSNVLFSEDVADLSSDRAQELEMLVRDHVEEACKPNLSDLFPVLTKLDLQGRRRRSAKLIGRFYDFFDDIIARRRSNAGGGGGEKGDFLDVLLQLHSEDQLSLQTIKSFLLDLFAAGTDTNAITVEWTMAELLRHPAVMSKVRGELRGALGSKPHPDESDIDRLPYLRAVVMESLRLHPPSPLLMPHLAMVDGAEVGGFAVPSGTKVIVNLWAVMRDPAVWPEPEAFVPERFVGAGDADFRGKDRLEFMPFGAGRRACPGTPMATRVVPLLLASMLHAFEWRLPEGVQPGDVDVRDRFTTSLSMVTPLNAVPVTARP; this is encoded by the exons ATGAAGAATCCACTCCCCCTCTACCCATGCTACCGAATCCCAAGGGAAATGGAAGCATCAACCCTGCTATGGTTCCTCTACGTCTCCCTCGCCTCCTGCCTTCTCTATAAGCTCTTCCTTTCAACCAAAACGAGCTCTGGTCCGGCGAGGCGGCCGCCGGGCCCGGCTCCTCTGCCGGTCCTCGGCAACATCCTCGACCTCCACGGGGAGCTGCACCACGCCCTCGCCAGGCTTGCAGAGACGCACGGCCCCGTTATGTCCCTGAGGCTCGGCGCCACCGACGCCGTGGTGGCCACCtccgccacggcggcgcgcgacGTGCTGCAGAGGTACGACCACCTCCTGGCGGCGCGGTCGGTGACGGACGCCGGGCGCGCGCTGGGGCACCACGAGCTCTCCGTCATCTGGCTCCCCGGCACCAGCCCGCTGTGGAAGCGGCTCCGCGCCGTGGGCACCGCCCACCTCTTCTCGGCGCGCGGGCTGGACgcgacgcgcgccgcgcggGAGGACAAGGCGAGGGAGCTGGTCGCCTGCCTGGGCCgccacgccggcgaggccgtGGGCGTGGGGAGCGTCGTGTTCTCGTGCGCGCTCAACATCGTGTCCAACGTGCTCTTCTCCGAGGACGTGGCCGACCTGAGCTCGGACCGCGCGCAGGAGCTGGAGATGCTGGTCAGGGACCATGTGGAGGAGGCCTGCAAGCCCAACCTCTCGGACCTCTTCCCCGTGCTCACCAAGCTCGACCTGcagggccggcgccggcgcagcgccAAGCTTATCGGCAGGTTCTACGACTTCTTCGACGATATCATCGCGCGACGACGCAgcaacgccggcggcggcggcggtgagaagGGGGATTTCTTAGACGTGCTGCTTCAGCTTCACTCGGAGGATCAGCTCAGCCTGCAAACCATCAAGTCCTTTCTTTTG GATCTCTTCGCCGCCGGAACGGACACGAACGCGATCACCGTGGAGTGGACGATGGCCGAGCTGCTCCGGCACCCGGCCGTGATGTCCAAGGTCCGCGGCGAGCTGCGGGGCGCGCTGGGCTCCAAGCCTCACCCCGACGAGTCTGACATCGACAGGCTGCCCTACCTCCGCGCCGTGGTGATGGAGTCCCTGCGGCTGCACCCGCCGAGCCCGCTGCTGATGCCGCACCTGGCCATGGTCGACGGCGCGGAGGTGGGCGGCTTCGCGGTGCCGAGCGGGACCAAGGTGATCGTCAACCTGTGGGCGGTCATGCGCGACCCGGCGGTGTGGCCGGAGCCCGAGGCGTTCGTGCCGGAGCGGTTCGTGGGCGCGGGCGACGCCGACTTCCGCGGCAAGGACCGGCTGGAGTTCATGCCGTTCGGGGCCGGGCGGAGGGCGTGCCCCGGCACGCCCATGGCCACCCGGgtggtgccgctgctgctggcATCCATGCTGCACGCGTTCGAGTGGAGGCTGCCCGAGGGGGTGCAGCCCGGGGACGTGGACGTCCGGGACCGGTTCACCACGTCGCTCAGCATGGTCACGCCGCTCAATGCCGTGCCGGTGACGGCGCGCCCGTGA